TGTGATGTGAGTCGCGTGCAACGCATTACCGTGCTGGGAGCCACCGGCTCCATTGGCTTGAGCACGCTGGACGTCATCGCTCGCCATCCTGACCGCTACCAGGTGTTCGCCTTGAGCGGCTATTCGCGCATCGACGAACTGCTGGCCCTGTGCGAGCGCCATCGCCCGGCGTACGCCGTGGTGCCGAGCGCCGAGGCGGCTGGGCGGTTGCGCGCGGGGCTGGCCAAGGCCGGATGTGCCACCGAGGTGCTGGAAGGTGAGGCCGGGCTGTGCCAGGTCGCCTCTGCATCGGAGGTCGATACCGTGATGGCGGCCATCGTCGGCGCTGCCGGCCTGCGTCCGACCCTGGCCGCGGTCGAGGCGGGCAAGAAGGTGTTGCTGGCCAACAAGGAAGCCTTGGTAATGTCCGGGGCCCTGTTCATGCAGGCGGTGCAGCGCAGCGGTGCGGTGCTGCTGCCGATCGACAGCGAGCACAACGCGATATTCCAGTGCATGCCCGGCGACTACGCCCGTGGTCTGGGCGCTGTCGGCGTGCGCCGCATCCTGCTGACCGCCTCCGGCGGCCCGTTCCGCGAAACCCCGGCCGAAGCCTTGCTGGATGTCACGCCGGAACAGGCCTGCGCCCATCCGAACTGGTCCATGGGGCGCAAGATCTCGGTCGATTCGGCGAGCATGCTGAACAAAGGCCTGGAACTGATCGAGGCCTGCTGGCTGTTCGACGCCAAGCCTTCGCAGGTCGAAGTGGTTGTGCATCCACAGAGTGTCATCCACTCGTTGGTGGACTATGTCGACGGCTCGGTGCTTGCCCAGTTGGGCAACCCGGACATGCGCACGCCGATCTCC
This sequence is a window from Pseudomonas maumuensis. Protein-coding genes within it:
- the ispC gene encoding 1-deoxy-D-xylulose-5-phosphate reductoisomerase, yielding MSRVQRITVLGATGSIGLSTLDVIARHPDRYQVFALSGYSRIDELLALCERHRPAYAVVPSAEAAGRLRAGLAKAGCATEVLEGEAGLCQVASASEVDTVMAAIVGAAGLRPTLAAVEAGKKVLLANKEALVMSGALFMQAVQRSGAVLLPIDSEHNAIFQCMPGDYARGLGAVGVRRILLTASGGPFRETPAEALLDVTPEQACAHPNWSMGRKISVDSASMLNKGLELIEACWLFDAKPSQVEVVVHPQSVIHSLVDYVDGSVLAQLGNPDMRTPISNALAWPERIDSGVAPLDLFAIARLDFQAPDEQRFPCLRLARQAAEAGNSAPAVLNAANEVAVEAFLQRRIRFPEIAGMIEQVLDQEPVVALPTLDAVFAADQRARELSREWLRRHGR